One part of the Microbacterium saperdae genome encodes these proteins:
- a CDS encoding TrkH family potassium uptake protein, giving the protein MSGMVSASSPKQRIRDIGSWSKHIITSSPSRFAIVIFALLILVFTVLLSLPIASATGTVTPLSDALFTAVSTICVTGLATVDMANHWSPFGHVLVFIGVNIGGLGVLTLASLMGMVISKRLGLRAKLMAAGDTNPLRAHGGVVNESQTVRLGEVGQLLRTVALSSLFIEGALAILLYPSLVMAKVDPIAALWEAPYFAAMAFTNTGFAPNDGGVAVFSDDYLVLSLLMVGVFLGSIGFPVIYTLAKHVWHVKRWSLHTKLTLVTTVLLFVLGAVVFLILEYANPKTFGSMDAGDTTFQAFFLSAMTRSGGFNVIDMSDLNGSSLVAASMLMFVGGGSASTAGGIKVTTLAVLAIAVWSEAKGRQSVEVFGRRIPSDVQRVALSVVAWGATIVALSTIIIAQITKADISHVLFDVISAFATVGLSTGLTAELPDAGSYVLAATIFMGRIGTVTLAAAVAATSRSQYYSLPVERPIVG; this is encoded by the coding sequence TCGTCGCCCTCGCGGTTCGCGATCGTCATCTTCGCACTGCTCATCCTCGTCTTCACCGTGCTGCTGTCGCTGCCGATCGCCTCGGCCACCGGAACCGTCACTCCCCTCAGCGACGCACTGTTCACCGCCGTCTCCACCATCTGCGTCACGGGCCTCGCCACGGTCGACATGGCCAACCACTGGTCGCCGTTCGGCCACGTACTCGTCTTCATCGGCGTCAACATCGGCGGCCTGGGGGTGCTCACACTCGCATCCTTGATGGGCATGGTCATCTCCAAGCGGCTCGGGCTGCGGGCCAAGCTGATGGCGGCCGGAGACACCAACCCCTTGCGCGCGCATGGCGGCGTCGTCAACGAAAGCCAGACCGTCCGCCTGGGCGAAGTCGGTCAGCTGCTGCGCACCGTCGCGCTGTCGTCCCTCTTCATCGAGGGCGCGCTCGCGATCCTGCTGTATCCGTCGCTCGTCATGGCGAAGGTCGATCCGATCGCCGCCCTGTGGGAAGCGCCGTACTTCGCGGCGATGGCCTTCACGAACACGGGCTTCGCACCCAACGACGGCGGCGTCGCGGTGTTCTCCGACGACTACCTCGTGCTGTCCCTGCTGATGGTCGGCGTCTTCCTCGGCAGCATCGGCTTCCCGGTGATCTACACCCTGGCCAAGCATGTCTGGCATGTGAAGCGCTGGTCGCTGCACACCAAGCTCACGCTCGTCACGACCGTGCTGCTGTTCGTCCTCGGCGCCGTCGTCTTCCTGATCCTGGAGTACGCGAACCCGAAGACGTTCGGATCCATGGACGCAGGCGACACCACCTTCCAGGCCTTCTTCCTGTCGGCCATGACCCGCTCCGGCGGTTTCAACGTGATCGACATGTCCGACCTCAACGGATCGTCGCTGGTCGCGGCGAGCATGCTGATGTTCGTCGGCGGTGGTTCGGCATCGACCGCCGGCGGCATCAAGGTCACCACACTGGCCGTGCTGGCGATCGCCGTGTGGTCAGAGGCCAAGGGACGCCAGTCCGTCGAGGTGTTCGGCCGCCGCATCCCCAGCGATGTGCAGCGCGTGGCCCTCAGCGTCGTCGCGTGGGGAGCCACGATCGTCGCGCTCTCGACGATCATCATCGCCCAGATCACGAAAGCCGACATCAGTCATGTGCTGTTCGACGTGATCTCGGCGTTCGCCACAGTCGGCCTGTCGACCGGTCTCACCGCCGAGCTCCCCGACGCCGGATCGTACGTGCTGGCGGCCACCATCTTCATGGGCCGCATTGGTACAGTGACACTCGCCGCGGCAGTCGCCGCGACATCGCGATCGCAGTATTACTCGCTGCCCGTGGAAAGGCCGATCGTTGGTTGA